One Zingiber officinale cultivar Zhangliang chromosome 10B, Zo_v1.1, whole genome shotgun sequence genomic window, ccgtcggtaaaattaaatattaccgacggaattttaaTTTCGTCGGTAACGCTACATAAAAAACTCTAACCCCTTCGCTCGTTTTCCAGAGTTATAACGACAAAGAGCTTCTGAAGATTTAGTgtcatattttgattttttactAAATAAAGCGACATCCCAACCTGTTTCACATCCGTTAGTTTCAATGACTAAGTAGTCTGAGTCTAATAGTAAAGTTAATTGGGGTAAACGTTGTACCCTGGCTTTGATTTGTTTAACCAACTCAATGTCTTGTTGATTAAAATACCTTTGTCCAGTTTGAGAGGTTTTATTGTACAACGGACCACTTAATTTGCCAATGTCCTTCAAGTATAGTCTAGCATAATTAAGTAAACCTAGAAAGGATCTGAGTGTTTTTACATCTTTTATTTTATCTGGGAAGGCCAAAATCTTGTTGGAAATATGGGGTTGGAGTATAATTTTTCCCTGGCCAATAAGACTGCCAAGGAAGTCTATATGTGTTACAGCTAATTGCATCTTTTTCTGTGAGACTATTAAGTcatgtttttcaaataagttAAAAATTATGTGTAGATGAGCATAATGTTCTTCTTTGGTGCGTGAGAAAACTAGAATGTCATCAATATACAAGCAAGTGAAAGTAGTTATTGGTCTAAAAATATCATCCATTTTGTGTTGAAAAACTTGAGATGCTATTTTAAAGCCAAAAGACATAACTAACCATTCAAACTATCCTTCAGGATAGGAAAAAGCTACCCAAGGGACTAAGTCAGGATGCATTTTAACGCGCCAAAGCCCAGATTTCATATTAAATTTAAGATATCATTTTGATTTCTGGATTTTGTTGAGTAGTTGGTTCTTATCTGTTATTTTATATTCGTCTTTATGACAATTATCATTAAGGCGTTTATAATTGAATATCATTCTAGATTGAACTCGTGTTGATTCCGCTCCTTTGTTAACAACAAAAGCAGGACTTCTATGACTAGAGTAATATGCATTTTGCATTCTTTCATTTTCCAATTAGTATATTTCAAGTCATATGCTTTAATAGTTAAATCTGAATTGATGATATTAAGTTTATAGTATACCTTATCTTTTTCCCAATATTTTGTAGGATTTTCTCCTAGGATTTCTATTTTCTCAAGTCTAGCATATTAGAAAAACCCTAAAAACCGAAATAGAAAAGTGGCACACCAGGATCAAGGGATGGGTTCGCGCTAGATGGGGGTGACTTTGTCGATGCCCTTCTTCGACATCGCTCGCGTCAAACGGGGGTCAAAACCGAGTTCCTCAAAGTCGACGTCCTCTTCTTTCTCCTCGTTCCCGCCCATCGGGTTTCGATGCTCCATCTTATTGTAGCTCTAAGTCTACGTCCTCGGCTTCAAGCGGCCAAATCAAGGCGCTGCTAACTCGCAACAGATTGTTCGTCGTAGTCTTCGCTGTCAATAGATGCTTGTCGCTTTTGCTGCCACGCCGCTGCCGATGTTCGCCGTAATCCTCCGCGCCGTTGGGAAGTAGATTGTTTTGAAGGTAATTAGGTGTTTAGGTTTTGAGATACGATTGGGTGGCGGATGGAAAATTCAGACAGGGCACCAGGACAAGGGCGCAGGGCTATGTTTGTAATTAAGAAACATTCAAATAACGAGAAGTGATGTTTAGAAACAATAGATAGTTTTATAACCATAAAGCAATATTATTGGTTTTTAGCAAGAACAATATTTGAACATATTCGAAAAAAATATTGTGAGTCAGATTTTCATCCCCAACATTCGGTTCCCTTCCAAGCAAGTGCGCCAATCCATATAGAAGTGCTATTGCCACCGTGGCATGTTGTTTTTTCCTCCCGGTGGGCTCCATTCCCCTCCTCCAGCTCGCATTTTGGATTTGCTTCTGCAAAACCTCCGTTGCCAACTCACCTCCATAATTTCACAGCGCCGCACCAAACCAGATGCTCTGTAGGAACAGCGTTCTGCGGCAATGACTCGATAATTTCACTGCGCCGCACCAAACCAACTCCACTGTAGGAACAGCGTTCTGCAGCAATGACTCGCGTCCTCCGGCGGACGCAGTCAAAGAGGGGATTATCAGAAGTGACTTCGAGAGATGACATCGCGTAGCGACAAATAGACGACAATTTTATTGGGACGCAACGTGGAGGAACACGTTTCCGAAATAGGTAAGGCAAGCATCTTGAGTCTTGCACTCTACGTGACAGCGGATCACCTTGTACGAAAATTACAGCCGCCGGCCGGTTGGGTGGCTCCGCTATTTGCAGTCGGCCAGGGTCCAAACAAATCTCAATCTAAAGGGTAGCAGTGGCAATGCAAGAGATCTTCTCTGGGCGACAGTAAGGCGATGGCGTATGCCGTAATATTTGTACGTTAAATTGGCGAGGCAGAGGCCGAAAAGGTTAGAAGAAAGCGTCGTCGCCGCCGGAGATGTGCCCGACGACGAAGAATCCAAACGACACTGCCTACGAGGATGCCAGCGGTTTCGCACCGACGCGGGTGATCTCCTTGGCCGTGGTGGAGGATCCCAGCTATGACTGGCGGCGGGAGGCGATCGAGGGGGGCAGCCTGCGTCATGTTGACCTCCACAAGGGTGTTAACGGCTGGGCCTCCCCTCCTGGGGATTTCTTCCGGCTACGCGGCCCCGACTATTTCTCCAGTCGCCAGAAGTACCCCTCCGGCGAGTGGCTTCTCCGGCCCGCCGGCGTCGACTGGCTTCGCTCCGCCAACCGCCTTGATAACGTCGTCGGCCGCCGGGACAACCGCATCGCCACCGCTTTACGGCGCGCTCACTCCCTCGGCCGAGCCCGCAAGGCTTTCGTCGTCGCTGTTAACCTCCAGATCCCAGGCCGCGAATGCCACTCCGCGGTGTTCTACTACGCCGCCGAGGATCCGATCCCGGCCGGATCCCTCTTGTACCGCTTCATCCATGGCGACGACGCGTTCAGGAACGCGCGTTTCAAGATCGTGAACCGGATCGTGAAGGGCCCGTGGCTGGTGAGGACGTCCGTGGGGAACCACGCCGCATGCCTCCTGGGGAAGGCGCTCGGTTGCAACTACCACCGCGGGGAGAACTACCTCGAGATCGATGTGGACATCGGGAGCTCCGCCATCGCCACTGCTATCCTTCACATCGCTCTAGGTTGCGTCACTGAAGTGACTATCGACATGGGCTTCCTCGTGGAAGCACAAGAGGAGGAGGAGCTGCCGGAGCGGCTTATTGGGGCGGTTCGGGTGGCGCAAATGGAGATGAGTTCCGCCAGATACGTGGAGACCAGAGACGTTGGAAAGGAAGGACGGTTAGGCATTCTTCACTAGCTGCTTAGTGAAGAATCAATCTAGTTGTAATCCTATTCAATTATCCACGATTACTCATCGTCAGCTGTCTAATTGTTTTTACTAAGTATTCGATTCATTTTCTGTGTTTAGGCTACATTTGCATCAGTTGTATGCTTCGCATACTTGTTCCTTTTTGCAATCTAGAATCATTAATTTTTGTGGCCTAAGTTAGAACCTTGAGAGCACATTAGCCCCATTTTAGAACTGCAACAGTTCCACCTTAGGTTTGCCAGAACTCTTCAGAAGCAGTTCCCGTAAATAGGAACACTTTATATCCCTAGCAGAGCTGGCTCATAGCTATTCCAGTTCAGCCCTCATTTCCCCAGGCTTTGCAACCTCCTGTCAGTTAATTCTTCTAGCTCAAACTTACGGACGACCTCTCTACTAGCTTTGTAGATATGCCAAATGCATCTATCAGTCTTGATCTTAACAGCTACAAACATGAACCACCACTAAACATTCTGTGCTGCATGCTTGTGTCTGTATCTACAGGTTGATGGCATCACATTATTCCATTTCTGTGCTTactcatttcaaaattgttgttTGCGGCGAGCATCCTCCAAATGTTACTTTTTATAAGCTGTTTTGTAGTCCCTCAAAATGTTTCTTTTGGTGCATTTTATTATATGTTTCAGCAACCTGATAATTGTACAATAGAGACTTGGAAGTAATAATCAGGCAATACAAACACACCTAACTTGCATTTCAAAAACCATATATGTAAAAAATATATTCTTCTGCAAGTGGATTGGATGCCAATTTGACACAGTTACATTCTGATAAGGATTTAGCTAACTAGCCAGCAACTTTAAATCCATTCCTGAGCTGGAGAGCAAAAGGAAGATTCTTTTGATAAACAACTGCGACGCAGCCTGGGAGCATCATTGCGGACCTTGACGCCCTAATTCTTCCGAAAATGGGCTAACTAGAAGGAAAATTTGAGGAGAAGGTAAAAAAAACCATCAAAATCAAAGAAAAACCTACTATTTTCTAGATTTtactaaaaaagaaaatttattcacTATAGAGAAAAATCTCTCAAACAATGATATACACAGGTCAACTTTAATTCATAAATACCTAACAttctaaaaatatcctaaataccataaaaatagaaattactaaaaataataaaaaaatattcgaTCCTCTAAAAATGACTTAAACGGTATTTTTTTAACCTAAAACTTGACGGTTACGAGTTCTATAATAACAAACCTAGATTTTTCAATTCTTACTCAGACAAAACCTGATTATGATTTCTGAATTAAAAATTATGATCCGTTGAAAATTGGATACTCCTACTTATCCTGCAAAGAACAAGTCAAATCATTTTTGTTTTCTCTACCGTTGCATTTCCTAGATATTTTTTCTCCATTAAATCTGAAAGCATGTAGATTGATTATGAAGTTTCAGTCTTCTATTGTTCAAGATGATAACTGGATTCTTCTTCAGGATTGCCACAAAactccaaaaaaggaaagatctTTGATTGGTAATTAGTGATGATGTGTTACTTTAATTTATTGCAATCCTAAAATATGACACAAAAGATTTTGATTACACTTACATATGTAATTAATCTTCATTCCTTTCAACTCCATCTAAATTCTTATTTGACTTCTTTAGTTTGCTCATGTATTTGATCaattcattcaatatatatttctTCAGAaactaatataattaaaataattgtgCTTTAAAATGATTTAGGATGTTTTAAAAAGCTTAAGGAAAAGATTAAATGAGAACAATTAATTTTAcaagatctatttttttttttttaaaaaaaacaatgagGTTATAAAAACAATGGACTCAGATGCTGTGCTTGATAGCTATGCCATGGCAACACAATCTTCTTCCTGCTGCAGCCGCAGTGAAATGTCAAGCGTCTTCACTGTAGAGGAAAAAGAGTCAAATCTATGACCCTTTACATAGATTCCTTGGACAGATATTAACATTAGTTGCCCTATTATTTATTGTCATCTCCTCTCCAATGAGGAACCCCAACCCCCCACACGTGGCTCTCATGTCTTCACATGAATATAGATTTGTGTCTGTTAAACAGAGGTCGGGTTTGAACTGAACTGCAGCAAATTGAAGTCGCCTGAAAAAGTCTGCCAAGCTCTCATGTGCATCACTGAAGCTCCTCTTGCTCTGTAGTGTGCAGCTACTTAATTACCACTCTTTACAATATTCTGAATCATTAAATAGACAAATTCAAACAATTATTTTATGTCCTTGCTCAAGAACTCTGGCTTTCACATAtggaaaaattaacttcaaattaaTAATGTTGCAGAATAATACTGTAACTTCAAATATTGTAGGATTTATAGTATTGGATGAATGAGATAATTGGAAAGATGGCACAATGTTAGTTTCAAATTCATATATTTTAACCTCGAGAATACTTTGGGGGAAAAAAAATCTCTTCGAGCAAACCTTAGCTTCCATGTCCAAAACAAAAAGGAGAGAGGAAGTGAAAGATCTACAAGCAGATCAATACGCAACCATCTCATTAAtcttctttgatcaaatattgtCATGAGATCTCCTTTATAGTTGTTCACCTGTTATGCAATGGATTTGAGCCGGTCGGCACGCGCCGCTTGTCGTTGTCGACGACCAAGCTCTGGTTCTTCTCGCCGTCGTTACAGAGAATATCGACCTTCTTCAACCTGCATCCTTGCCGGCGAATGGTAGCTACGCCGGCAGCAGTCAGCTCCTGCGCCGGTGGTGGTGGCCGACGTCCGGCGTGATGGTGCCTACTGTGCTTCCTGTGGACGACGCCGCCGCGCCAGGAACCGGCGACGACGAACAAGATTAAGCATGCGATCAACGCAGCCTGAGCGCGTCTCCTCTTCATTCTCCTCACGTACTACTTGGATACCAAATAACGGAGGGGAAGAACCGCATTAACTCATCACCGGCCAAATCTGTTGCAGACAAAgatcagcaaaaaaaaaaaaatgatgacagagacagagaagaaggaaggatggcgataacaaatatatattttatatacgAGAAACGGAATTCATCTAAAATGTCGTACACTGCAGAGCACAAAGAAGACCGTCTATAAACACAATGTAAGAAATGAGGAAGATGAATGGGAAGGGAGAGGAATTGAGGCAGggggtggaggaagaagaagagtggaCTACAGTGGATGTCACTTGGATCTCCCATTAATCCCGTGGGGGTCAGCTTCCTTCTTTGGTTGTTTCTGTATTGGGATGGTGGGCACTGCTTGCAGAGGAAAACAACGGCACCAGCAACTACCACTATGACTTCCATTGCTATTTCTTATTTTTCATGGTACTCCAACTGTACATTTTAATCCTATACCATATTCAGATTAAAATAAGAGATTGCAATGTGGAGAGTGGGTTAATTAAGCTAAGAAATGGCAATGGAAGTCATAGTGGAGATCTAGAGCATCATTCTAAATTTCAAATGCAGTCGAATCATTCTGACTTCATCATATCAGTGTCGTTGAGAGTGATGATATTGGAGGAGATGTTAGAAAGGAAGTATTTCTTTGGTGGATATATACCTCCATCTGATCAAGTCTACCTAATTGAACAAAACGTGTATCTGTCTGTCTGTCAACGCTGTGCAAATTTTCCATCGTTCAAATCCACTGTGAATAATGGACTGATGTAGATGGCGAAAAGGAAGAAAATGGTTGGCTCACATCGTTTGAGGCCGACAAAGGAGAATGACCTGCTGCAAGCCACCTTCCCTCTGTGGTAGGGCAATTAAAGTCGAAGACGACTTGCAGTGGAATCCTCCTCTTCATGCTTCATCATTTTTAACACGAGGAATGTCCGATCTCTGTCTATTGTTTAATTAGTGCGAGGCGCCGGTCACTTAATTGGACAATAGGCAATATAGTGTTGGTCAATCATTTTGCGCATGGCATGCTGCATTCGCCCCACCCTCCACAACATCTCGACACCAAAATACTCTACGGTCAAACCCTCGCCCATTTCATTTTCTGTTTCTATTCTTTCTCGTGACTTCAGCCTCTGTGATTCTTGTCTGCGTACGTCGATCAGCTATTCTTTTCCCATAAAAAAAGATTgggaatttattattttaacgtAAAGGAATTTATGGTTTTAAGATGCCTCTGTATGAAGAAGATCGATTATGAAGGATTGATCTATCTTGCAGAGCACTCAGGCGGCGGGCCCTGAGGGAACCTTTTGGTATCAGTGCAGTAGTTGTATATCATGTAGTTCTTTTGCGCCCACCTCAGCTTGTTCAGCCCTGCACCATCGAGCTGCTGCCACATCCAGGCGTCGGCTTTGCAGGAGGACGACGGCCAGGAGCAGCCATTGGCGGTGTAATTCCTGAAGGCGGCGACGAAGGGCTCCTTGGACCAATCTGTCTTCACCAGCCCTCCTCTCGTTGCCCAGTCCTCGGCGTCCCACAGGCTCCCGTAAACCCTCATCGCCTGGCTCTTAGGGTAAGCCACCCCTATCGACTCCTTGTCCTTGAACTCCCTGATCGGTATCCCATCCACGTAGAACCTGCAATCGTATAAATGATGTTAGATGCTATGCATTATTCAGTGTTGCACAGAATTCATGTGACTCACACAATATGGAACGGATTCCACAAAACAGAGTAGGTGTGGAAATGCTTGGAGGGATCGAACCAGAGGTAGAACTGCTGCTCTCTGTTTCCCTTCCCTTGGCTGTACACGTTGGTGTGGAGGACGCAGGGGTCCCCGCTGAGGTTGCCCAGGAACTCCAAGTCGATCTCATCATGCATTGCACCTTGCGACGACAACTGCAACAGTGCAATGGCATTATGCCAACGCAGGTCAATAATGTTATCGATATGCATGAAGTTAAAGATCAAATCTGCATTAATGCTTACATAAAAGGCGGTGACTGTTCCTGCAGAGTTCCCCGGTACGAGTTTCAGTTGCATGTCGAACTTGCCGTAAAGGTACTGGGTTTTGGACTGGAAGCCAGAACCAGAGTACTTGTCGAGAGAGAGCGTGAGGAGATGGCCATTGTCGAGGATCTTGGTACGGCCATTGCCCCAAGTGATATAGACGTCTTGGTGGAAATTGCCTGCAGCCGATGAAGTAATCAGCAATGCAAGCAAGAGGAAGTAGGAAGGTGGTTTCCGAAAGAAAACAGATGAAGCCATGGCGTTCGAACAGCAGACGATCTGCGGATGAGTTGGTGGAGGAAGGAAGATTCAAGGTGGTGTTATATAGGGAAGGGTAGGTGAAGATCGAGGAAGGTCCATTAGTTGATGATCCAAGAAGCTCAGAAAATGAGCTGGATCCAGTTGTTGCAGTGCATCTTCTGGAACTGGTTTTCCAGGGGCTAAAATTGGGCAGTGGATTTGGACTTGGAGAAGCTTTTGCAGTGGATTTGCTATGGGAACTATGAATTGTAGCACGCAAaccatttctaaagatttattttaGATAAGAGAGTCCTTTAGAGAAGCAGGAGGCCACGAGACCACAGAATGCTCAGGAAGAGTGTGGGAGTTGGCCTCTAATCCAAAAACTACCAACCAAAATCCGATTTTTTTCGGATCAACTCCGATCGAGTTAGCAGGTCTGATTCATTTTTAACACCCCTCCAACTTAAGAACTAAGTGAGTAGGATTACGTTCAAAGTTCTGTAAAAATAGCTTCTTTGTTCTAAGAAACGATGTCTAAGGGAGGCTGAAAATAGTGTTGAAAGTGGAGCTGAGTTTAAGTATGTTTTGTTcaactttatatatatttttaaattatgtagagctatttttttttatgcattgttattttaaaatataaacatttatctaataatcaaacttatattttttcttttttttttaactgaaTAATTTGggcttataaatttttatatatttaataacttataattaaattttatataaatttactcAAATTATTCATAAATTTTGTTCACATTAATGAATTAAAAACACTAGTGTTCTTTTGCTATTGAATAAATATAAACGTTTTTATCGAATCGGAAACTAAATTTGTTAATATCATCTGGAGTCAATTACAAGCCCATTTTTTCTATCATTTAGacataaattttataaaaggTAATGAAAGTGAGATGTAATGTATTCTAATTTTATATATTCATATATTATTACCTTATCTTATATGTATcattatattataatttttttgtatttatatatattttagttttaaattttagatataagtATATAATATTCTAATAtctgactataaaattataatatatttgtagTTTTATACCtttatatttaattataattataatatgataaaaatattcaaatatttttaaattaaaatttatgttgtAGGATAAGATAGAGAAATGCTTTCTGCAGCATGGTCAAAATCTCGCATGACGTTTTCTGATGACTTGTCCAGCCGTTGATCTAATTATTTGCGGTTTATGTTTTGGCCTTTGATCGGAtgttatcattattattataattGTTATTATTAGATTTTTTGTGTTTGACTATTCTTAAAGAAAAATACTCGTTTACATACTCATTATTTGTCTGCCCACTTtcaatataatttataattttgaaattctgtATCTTGAATTTGAAAATAGTATATTTTGTAATTTTGCTTTCATATTTAAATACCTTGTCTTTATGTATTTCATTATTTCAAAAAACTCTTATCTTGATGTTTCATAGAACGTAGTTAATTGTCATCATGCCAAATGAGACAGTGGAACTCATTTCCTCCACAGGACATCTTTGGCGTTGAGCCTGCCACATAGTCCAAGACTCCAAGCCAAATATAACTCTATGGGCAGCTGAGAAAACAAGCACCGAGTAGCTTTTACTACGTTTGTAGCTGGAGATTGGTAGAGCTAACTGAGAAGGAGCACAAAATTGACCACCTCCAAATGATTGTGATCGGATCTATCGTAGGAGAAAGAAACACCCCTAAGTTGAACATGCACGCCGGTCAGTCAAATACCGTTCCAGTTTTAGATCCTCACAAAAGATGGAAGTCAACCATAGGATTAGAGCAGAAAAGAATAGGCAGGGAACACACTGTATGGTTAAAACTCCTCTGGTCAATTACCATGGTAAACTTGTTAGAAATATGAATGGTTAAGAAGGAGAACGAAACTTTTTGGGTATGAGTTTAGTTTTATAGTGAAAGTTTTACATAttatggttgatttatattgttaCATATAGATTGATGATGTGAATAATCATATggggagagattttttttttcatataggTAACGAGGGGGGGGGTGGGGCAAATTCAAGGCTTAaattgtactgaaccaagttgactcgtgtaagAGCACGACATGCGCGCGTCGAATGCCGGGCCAATTAGAGCTAAAATTTGTCCAAGTGAATGAACCAATGTCAGGACTCGGACTCAGGAGTTTGTACTCGGGAGTCAGAAGTCTATACTTGGACTCTGCACTCGGGAGTTTGCACTTTGGCATGCAAGGCAAGCCAGTTTTTCAGCCAACTCAGTCATCCTAAGCAGCTCTTCGTTCCCTACTTAGCAGTTTGAAATTATCAGTCAACTCAACAAATAAGTCTGATTTGattataatttagattactcCTCTGTCTTCAGGAAGATTGCCCAACAATTTTAAAATAGACTATGTTAATTGAAATAACCACAGCAAATATTGAGGTGCCACAGATTTATCGCGTGAAGGCCTCCTCTACTTCAATTGAAAATGTTTCAATCAATCATGGGAAAAGACCACAGAAGTTCACTGGATTGAACTTTAAGAGATggtagcagaagatgctcttctacttgactatGATCAATCTGACTACCCTCCCGAGCATGTTGTGGATGCTGATGTTCATATCATTAGTGTAGTGGAGGCATGAACTTATTCTAATTCCTTTACCGAAACTTTATCCTCAACTGTCTTGCTGACTCGCTATATGTTGTGTATAGCACGAAGAGAACGACTAAAGAGTTGTGGTAGTtcttggacaagaagtacaaaACGGAGGATGCGGGGGCCAAGCAATTTATTGTGGGTTGATtcttggactacaagatggttgactccaaaatGATGATTAGCCAAGTCGAGGAGCTTCAAGTGATCCTGTACGAGGTATATTCAGAAggtatggttctgagtgaaaccttttaGGTGGCTGTTATCATTGAGAAGTTGTCTCCTATCTGAAAGAACTTTAAGAATTACCTGaaacacaagtagaaggagataaTCGTGAAAAAACTCATTGTTAGAGTTCGAAtcgaggaatacaacaaaagttCCAAGAGAAAACTGTTCTCTCAAGCTATTATAAAAATCTATGTAGTCGAGCATAGTCAAAACTCGAAATAGAAAAACCCTAagacttccaagatgggacccagaggaggtatAAGCAAAAATTTCTCTAAAAACTGTTTCAACTGTAATCGAGTTGGTCACAAATATTTGGAGTGCAAAAAGTCAAAGAAAAATTAGGAGGCTAACCTAAACaaggtgttggg contains:
- the LOC122030292 gene encoding protein ENHANCED DISEASE RESISTANCE 2-like, whose product is MCPTTKNPNDTAYEDASGFAPTRVISLAVVEDPSYDWRREAIEGGSLRHVDLHKGVNGWASPPGDFFRLRGPDYFSSRQKYPSGEWLLRPAGVDWLRSANRLDNVVGRRDNRIATALRRAHSLGRARKAFVVAVNLQIPGRECHSAVFYYAAEDPIPAGSLLYRFIHGDDAFRNARFKIVNRIVKGPWLVRTSVGNHAACLLGKALGCNYHRGENYLEIDVDIGSSAIATAILHIALGCVTEVTIDMGFLVEAQEEEELPERLIGAVRVAQMEMSSARYVETRDVGKEGRLGILH
- the LOC122030255 gene encoding xyloglucan endotransglucosylase/hydrolase protein 24-like, whose protein sequence is MASSVFFRKPPSYFLLLALLITSSAAGNFHQDVYITWGNGRTKILDNGHLLTLSLDKYSGSGFQSKTQYLYGKFDMQLKLVPGNSAGTVTAFYLSSQGAMHDEIDLEFLGNLSGDPCVLHTNVYSQGKGNREQQFYLWFDPSKHFHTYSVLWNPFHIVFYVDGIPIREFKDKESIGVAYPKSQAMRVYGSLWDAEDWATRGGLVKTDWSKEPFVAAFRNYTANGCSWPSSSCKADAWMWQQLDGAGLNKLRWAQKNYMIYNYCTDTKRFPQGPPPECSAR